A single genomic interval of Alteromonas sp. CI.11.F.A3 harbors:
- a CDS encoding multiheme c-type cytochrome, with translation MGIPDKHKQEISLLHGFIALFLILVVSGFTSYALNLSWGWLRQALALVHLFAGYVIGAIFFFYSYKHFKRTVGFRRTGSIILGVILFLAICYLALTGVLISFTGVLKKQAWLLDSHIVCAILTLFLLVVHLIWHYITFPRNRRSSVPSGFVTLSNKIIKPILVLVGVACAFTITLLTGNYLIQNNYPNNTVDDYLYAYGDGPFLPSLTMTESGTFVQRRHIAESAQCIECHKGIGDQWMASTHRHAADDPTYVRNVNLLTESKGIAPTRYCEGCHAPVALLTGQLTPGGSHGGKLGTVANKEGISCMSCHGVSHLTSSEGVASYHFSPRESYLFADVDVWPLNFLHQQALKLVPQRHAKDLLSPLLQESQFCSSCHIQFMDKSMNNWGWVKMQDEFLAWSNSKFNSPKELRFSHPQNKQCQDCHMPMIKADDIAADGAGQVRSHYFVGANVMLAKHFDNETLFEMTKEFLQQDKIQLSIEPPEDEQAKQSALYLKAELRNQHKYPVAMYRGEHKKIKVLLTNQGVGHSFPGGTIDLNEAWIDFKVYDGQQRLVTSSGQLQTDGSLGADTVVYKEIAIDRHGKEVWRHDLFNMVGRSYVNVIPAGSTDVVEFDLIVPDWATSPLTISATLKFRKLNQKYLDWVNLKQSVDTNPIIDIARDSVSVKVLKAPASQ, from the coding sequence GTGGGAATACCAGACAAACATAAACAGGAAATTTCTCTATTACACGGCTTTATTGCCCTTTTCTTAATTCTCGTTGTTAGTGGTTTTACTTCTTATGCGCTGAACCTAAGTTGGGGATGGCTTCGTCAGGCGCTAGCCCTTGTGCACCTGTTTGCAGGTTATGTAATTGGTGCCATTTTCTTTTTTTACTCCTATAAGCATTTTAAACGAACGGTGGGTTTTCGACGGACTGGCTCGATCATTCTTGGCGTAATTTTATTTCTTGCAATCTGCTATCTCGCGCTAACAGGTGTTCTGATCAGTTTTACCGGAGTATTAAAAAAACAAGCTTGGTTGCTCGACAGTCACATAGTGTGTGCAATCCTAACGCTTTTCCTGTTAGTCGTTCATTTAATTTGGCATTACATAACATTCCCAAGAAACAGACGTTCAAGCGTTCCCTCCGGGTTTGTTACGCTTTCTAATAAAATAATCAAACCTATTTTGGTTTTAGTGGGGGTTGCATGTGCTTTCACCATTACCCTGTTGACTGGAAACTACCTAATCCAAAATAACTACCCAAATAATACGGTGGACGATTATCTTTATGCTTATGGCGACGGTCCTTTTTTGCCCAGCTTAACTATGACCGAGAGTGGTACTTTTGTACAACGAAGGCATATTGCAGAATCTGCACAATGTATTGAATGCCATAAAGGGATAGGTGATCAATGGATGGCTTCTACGCACAGACATGCGGCGGATGACCCTACATACGTACGAAACGTGAATTTGCTGACGGAATCTAAGGGCATTGCACCAACCCGATATTGTGAGGGGTGTCACGCACCAGTGGCTTTGTTAACCGGACAGTTAACACCTGGGGGGAGCCATGGAGGTAAACTCGGTACTGTTGCAAACAAAGAGGGGATCAGCTGCATGTCATGTCATGGCGTGAGTCACTTAACTAGCTCAGAAGGGGTGGCAAGTTATCATTTTTCCCCCAGAGAATCGTATCTGTTTGCCGATGTGGATGTATGGCCTCTTAATTTTTTACATCAACAGGCACTAAAGTTGGTTCCACAGCGTCATGCGAAGGATCTTTTATCACCGCTGCTGCAAGAGTCGCAATTTTGCAGTTCATGTCATATTCAGTTTATGGATAAATCCATGAATAACTGGGGCTGGGTAAAAATGCAGGATGAATTTCTAGCCTGGTCAAACAGTAAGTTTAATTCGCCTAAAGAGCTGAGATTTTCTCATCCACAAAACAAACAATGCCAAGACTGCCATATGCCGATGATAAAGGCTGACGACATTGCAGCCGATGGCGCAGGGCAAGTACGTTCTCACTACTTTGTCGGTGCCAACGTAATGTTGGCGAAACATTTCGACAACGAAACATTATTTGAAATGACCAAAGAATTTCTGCAGCAAGACAAAATTCAGTTGTCGATTGAGCCTCCCGAAGATGAGCAGGCCAAACAAAGCGCACTGTACCTTAAAGCTGAGCTGAGAAACCAGCACAAATATCCGGTTGCGATGTATCGGGGAGAGCACAAAAAAATCAAAGTGTTATTAACGAATCAAGGCGTTGGTCATAGTTTTCCCGGTGGCACCATAGACTTAAATGAAGCTTGGATTGACTTTAAGGTATATGACGGACAGCAACGTCTTGTCACCTCCAGTGGTCAGTTGCAAACAGACGGGTCCCTGGGGGCAGATACGGTTGTTTACAAAGAGATCGCAATCGACAGACACGGAAAAGAAGTATGGCGTCACGACTTGTTCAATATGGTTGGGCGAAGTTATGTTAATGTGATCCCTGCGGGTTCTACTGACGTCGTAGAATTTGATCTCATAGTGCCAGACTGGGCCACTTCACCACTTACTATTTCAGCCACACTTAAGTTTCGCAAACTCAACCAGAAGTATTTAGATTGGGTTAATCTAAAGCAATCAGTTGATACCAATCCAATTATAGATATAGCACGAGACAGTGTCAGTGTAAAAGTGCTCAAGGCACCAGCGAGTCAGTAG
- a CDS encoding acyltransferase, with protein sequence MTQLKKGSDLTELAKSSGEAIRFHALDALRVIAFGVLILYHIGMYYVLEWGWHIKSEQPQAWLQDVMILTNQWRMSLLFLISSMVLTALLTRVEPQPLLFLKRAGVLIAQRTQRLLIPLLFGMFVIVAPQVYIEWTVSGVIDTTFTQFYLAYINPNTQWLAERHSDIGLLTWNHLWFLPYLWVYSLLIILLYPVMTQLAKVQIGLITFAFASSTAMVAIWLMLRNTYPTTHDLLNDWYSHAKYFLVMLVGAVIILQPKLWEALERTRYVSMLVALCMYSLIIADRHDMLGPVGDWMTESWWFRVMVGYIVVLNHWAWLAAILGFGKRYLSKPMAWVKYLNSGVLPYYMMHQTLIVVAAYALHSIGFPVGIQFVLILLVTLVGCALTYELAKRNLVTRILFGLKAKPQGITQINDIMSQAPSTSVFTKTVSKPFTKASQ encoded by the coding sequence ATGACACAACTAAAAAAAGGCAGCGATTTAACAGAGCTGGCCAAAAGCAGTGGGGAAGCAATTCGGTTTCATGCGCTCGATGCGTTAAGAGTGATCGCGTTTGGTGTGTTGATTCTTTATCACATTGGTATGTACTACGTGTTGGAATGGGGGTGGCATATCAAAAGTGAACAGCCACAGGCGTGGCTGCAAGATGTCATGATTCTAACTAACCAGTGGCGGATGTCCCTGTTGTTTTTGATTTCATCAATGGTACTTACCGCGCTGTTAACTCGCGTTGAGCCTCAACCGCTTTTATTTTTAAAACGGGCTGGGGTGTTGATAGCCCAACGAACGCAGCGATTATTAATTCCGTTGCTGTTTGGCATGTTTGTGATAGTTGCTCCGCAAGTCTATATCGAATGGACAGTCAGTGGAGTGATAGACACTACCTTTACACAGTTCTATTTAGCCTATATTAACCCCAATACGCAGTGGTTAGCTGAGCGTCATTCCGACATTGGCTTACTGACATGGAATCATCTTTGGTTTTTACCATATTTGTGGGTGTATTCGTTACTGATAATTTTGCTTTATCCGGTGATGACTCAGTTGGCTAAAGTTCAGATTGGATTGATAACCTTCGCTTTTGCATCTTCTACGGCAATGGTAGCGATATGGCTAATGTTACGAAATACGTACCCGACAACCCATGATTTGCTCAACGATTGGTACAGCCACGCTAAATACTTTCTTGTGATGCTGGTGGGGGCGGTCATCATCTTGCAGCCAAAGTTATGGGAAGCGCTAGAGCGTACTCGCTATGTAAGCATGCTGGTGGCGTTGTGCATGTATTCACTTATTATCGCCGATAGGCACGATATGTTAGGGCCTGTTGGCGATTGGATGACAGAGTCCTGGTGGTTCAGAGTGATGGTGGGATACATTGTAGTGCTTAATCATTGGGCTTGGTTAGCCGCGATACTAGGCTTTGGTAAGCGTTATTTAAGTAAACCCATGGCCTGGGTAAAATACCTTAATAGCGGTGTGCTTCCTTACTACATGATGCACCAAACATTAATTGTGGTTGCCGCGTATGCTCTGCATTCAATAGGCTTTCCAGTAGGAATTCAGTTTGTGCTCATTTTACTGGTTACGTTAGTTGGCTGTGCGCTTACTTATGAACTTGCCAAGAGAAACCTAGTGACACGGATATTATTTGGATTGAAGGCCAAACCGCAGGGAATTACCCAGATAAACGACATAATGAGTCAAGCACCTTCCACGTCGGTTTTTACTAAGACAGTTTCCAAGCCATTTACAAAAGCCTCTCAATAA
- a CDS encoding LytTR family DNA-binding domain-containing protein has product MGSSDEKLSQFFRNTERYHKWAAFVLLVIYLFLNNSINAASDWTELSRDANNSTALWEPYLWEYSSALATALIVVPLIYFIRKLDNYAFGVRTWLVWHFAFASLFSIAHVTLMVTFRELCYLLSDKEYNFGPLAREFFYEYRKDIWGYITLVTFYYIIMFSYRRLIGEASVIREHDAPEEVSGNKGNISPSTMPDNLLVKKLNKEFLVKLSDVYWVEASGNYINLHTSKSTFPLRYTMKQFCEHASAKGFIRVHRSYAVQSNLIDNIRFEDSGDGILTLLDSTEVPVSRRYKDTLKARLTPAS; this is encoded by the coding sequence GTGGGTAGTAGTGACGAAAAACTCAGTCAGTTTTTTCGCAATACAGAGCGATATCATAAATGGGCAGCCTTTGTACTGCTGGTGATTTATTTATTTTTGAATAACTCCATTAATGCTGCATCAGATTGGACAGAACTATCAAGAGACGCGAACAACAGCACTGCGTTATGGGAACCTTACCTGTGGGAATATAGCAGTGCATTGGCCACGGCCTTAATAGTCGTCCCCCTTATTTATTTCATCCGCAAACTTGATAATTACGCATTTGGGGTTAGAACATGGCTAGTTTGGCACTTTGCTTTTGCGAGCCTATTTTCAATTGCTCATGTCACATTAATGGTAACGTTTAGAGAGCTTTGCTACTTACTATCAGATAAAGAATATAATTTCGGGCCGCTAGCCCGCGAATTTTTTTATGAGTACCGTAAGGATATATGGGGCTATATCACCCTTGTCACTTTTTATTACATTATTATGTTCAGTTATCGAAGGCTTATTGGAGAGGCTTCGGTTATTCGAGAGCATGATGCGCCTGAGGAAGTTAGTGGTAATAAAGGAAACATCTCGCCCTCGACCATGCCCGACAATTTGTTGGTAAAGAAGCTAAACAAAGAGTTTTTGGTAAAACTCAGTGACGTCTATTGGGTAGAAGCTTCGGGGAACTATATTAACCTTCACACTTCAAAATCGACATTCCCATTGCGATATACCATGAAACAATTCTGTGAACACGCCAGTGCTAAAGGCTTTATTCGTGTTCATCGTTCTTATGCGGTGCAAAGTAACCTAATAGATAACATCCGATTTGAAGATAGCGGTGATGGCATTCTGACGTTGTTAGATAGCACAGAAGTTCCCGTCTCTAGGCGTTACAAAGACACCTTAAAAGCCCGACTAACCCCTGCGTCATAA
- the secF gene encoding protein translocase subunit SecF, with the protein MQLLKLSETINFMRLRVPAMVLSTILILGSFVSLGVNSLNWGLDFTGGTLIEVGYEDSANLESIRTLLNNAEFEDAIVQNFGSSQEVLIRIAPRDGVKAATIGEQVLAALRADGTAVDMRRIEFVGPNVGEELTEQGGLAMLVALICILVYVAMRFEWRFALGSVSALAHDVILTLGLFSILQIEFDLTVLAAVLAVIGYSLNDTIVVSDRIRENFRKIRKGEPIDIINISLTQTLNRTIITSLTTVLVLVALFYKGGALIHGFATALLFGVVVGTYSSVYIASSVALALGISKEDLMPPQVEKEGADLDPMP; encoded by the coding sequence ATGCAATTATTAAAGTTATCTGAAACCATTAATTTCATGCGTCTGCGTGTGCCAGCGATGGTGCTATCTACCATTCTTATTTTAGGCTCGTTCGTCTCTTTGGGCGTGAACAGTCTTAATTGGGGATTAGATTTCACTGGCGGAACGCTAATTGAAGTGGGTTACGAAGATTCGGCAAACCTAGAATCGATTCGTACCTTACTTAATAACGCGGAATTCGAAGACGCTATTGTACAAAACTTTGGCAGCAGCCAAGAGGTGCTTATTCGTATTGCACCTCGTGACGGTGTTAAAGCGGCCACCATTGGTGAGCAAGTATTAGCCGCGTTACGTGCCGATGGCACTGCGGTTGATATGCGTCGTATTGAGTTCGTAGGGCCAAACGTTGGCGAAGAACTTACCGAACAGGGCGGCTTAGCCATGCTGGTGGCGCTAATTTGTATATTAGTTTATGTTGCCATGCGTTTTGAATGGCGATTTGCGCTAGGTTCGGTATCGGCCCTTGCTCATGATGTTATTCTGACCTTGGGGTTATTTTCGATACTTCAAATTGAATTTGATTTAACGGTACTTGCAGCAGTATTAGCGGTAATCGGTTATTCGCTTAACGATACCATTGTTGTATCCGATCGTATTCGTGAAAACTTCCGTAAAATTCGCAAAGGCGAGCCTATTGATATTATCAATATCTCTCTTACGCAAACCTTGAACCGTACCATTATTACGTCTTTGACTACGGTACTGGTATTGGTTGCACTGTTTTACAAAGGCGGCGCGCTAATTCACGGATTTGCTACTGCATTGTTGTTCGGTGTGGTGGTGGGTACCTATTCTTCTGTTTATATTGCCAGCTCGGTTGCACTAGCACTGGGTATCAGCAAAGAAGATTTGATGCCACCTCAGGTGGAAAAAGAAGGTGCCGACTTAGATCCTATGCCGTAA
- the trmJ gene encoding tRNA (cytosine(32)/uridine(32)-2'-O)-methyltransferase TrmJ, giving the protein MLGNIRIILVSTSHTGNIGSTARAMKTMGLSSLYLVNPVHEPDGQASALAAGAGDVLANAKIVSTLEEAVSDCGLVVGTSARSRTHSWPMLGPRECGEKLVQEVSNFPVALVFGRENSGLSNEELQQCHFHMCIPANPEYSSLNLAAAVQTLCYEIRMAYLNKEALPTAVEAYPLNEDLERFYTHLESTLEGTSFIRKSHPGVVMTKLRRLFNRARPESQELNILRGILASIDKSVKAPLPEPDNENELPN; this is encoded by the coding sequence ATGCTCGGGAACATCCGTATTATTTTGGTGAGTACATCACACACTGGCAACATTGGCTCTACTGCACGAGCGATGAAAACCATGGGCTTGAGTAGCCTCTATCTAGTTAATCCTGTCCATGAGCCTGATGGTCAAGCAAGTGCTTTGGCTGCTGGGGCGGGGGACGTTTTAGCTAACGCCAAAATAGTTAGCACCTTAGAAGAAGCCGTGTCTGATTGTGGTTTGGTTGTGGGTACATCGGCCCGTTCTAGAACGCACTCATGGCCTATGCTAGGTCCACGTGAATGCGGTGAAAAACTAGTACAAGAAGTGAGTAACTTTCCGGTAGCGCTGGTATTTGGTCGCGAAAATAGTGGGTTAAGCAACGAAGAGTTACAACAATGTCACTTTCATATGTGTATTCCTGCAAACCCAGAATACAGCTCGCTGAACTTAGCCGCTGCGGTACAAACCTTATGCTATGAAATTCGTATGGCGTACTTAAACAAAGAAGCTTTACCTACGGCTGTAGAAGCGTACCCGCTGAATGAAGATTTAGAACGTTTTTATACGCACCTTGAATCAACATTAGAAGGTACGTCTTTCATTCGTAAGAGCCACCCAGGCGTAGTAATGACTAAACTTCGTCGTTTGTTCAATCGCGCTCGTCCTGAATCTCAAGAGCTCAATATATTACGCGGCATCTTGGCGTCTATCGATAAATCGGTCAAAGCGCCATTGCCAGAGCCTGACAACGAAAATGAATTACCTAACTAG
- the suhB gene encoding inositol-1-monophosphatase, with the protein MHPMLNIAVRAARAAGTIIVRGFEKHNEVATESKGLNDYVTQVDKEAEQAIIAKIQQSFPNHCFMGEESGETAGADTDFQWIIDPLDGTTNFIKGIPHFAVSIALLHKGRLDQAVVFDPIRSELFTASRGQGAQLNGYRIRASKPRDLNETILATGMPFKNKAKFGEYALSLNKIFHECGDIRRAGSAALDLAYVAAGRHDGYWERGIKTWDIAAGELIVREAGGLVTDFKGGNDPLYSGEIVAGSAKVVQGLVKHLK; encoded by the coding sequence ATGCATCCTATGCTGAATATTGCGGTGCGCGCAGCGCGTGCGGCTGGCACAATTATTGTTCGTGGTTTTGAAAAACACAACGAAGTAGCAACTGAATCAAAAGGTTTGAACGATTACGTCACCCAAGTTGATAAAGAAGCTGAGCAAGCTATTATTGCTAAAATTCAGCAATCATTTCCAAATCACTGCTTTATGGGTGAAGAGTCTGGCGAAACTGCTGGGGCAGATACTGACTTTCAGTGGATTATTGACCCATTAGATGGCACTACCAATTTCATTAAAGGCATCCCTCACTTTGCCGTATCTATTGCATTACTTCACAAAGGTCGTCTAGACCAAGCTGTTGTATTTGATCCTATCCGTAGCGAATTATTCACCGCTAGCCGTGGACAAGGCGCCCAGTTGAATGGTTACCGTATTCGTGCGTCTAAGCCTCGTGATTTAAACGAAACGATTCTTGCCACCGGCATGCCGTTTAAGAACAAAGCCAAATTCGGTGAGTATGCACTTAGCCTAAACAAAATCTTCCACGAATGTGGTGATATTCGCCGTGCAGGTAGCGCAGCGCTAGATTTAGCATACGTTGCTGCTGGCCGTCATGATGGCTACTGGGAACGTGGTATTAAAACGTGGGATATCGCAGCTGGTGAACTTATTGTTCGTGAAGCTGGCGGCTTAGTAACCGACTTTAAAGGCGGTAACGATCCACTTTATAGCGGCGAAATCGTGGCAGGTAGTGCCAAAGTAGTTCAAGGCTTAGTTAAGCACTTGAAATAA
- the cysE gene encoding serine O-acetyltransferase, whose product MFSRIKDDIQGVFHRDPAARNTFEVLTNYPGLHAVWLHRVSHKLWKADWKWLARSLSTFNRWLTGIEIHPGATLGRRVFIDHGMGVVIGETAEVGDDVTLYHGVTLGGTSWTPGKRHPTLEKGAVVGAGAKVLGPITIGENAKVGSNSVVVKDIPAGATAVGIPGRIIISKQQSDAAQINPNRHKIAEKYGFDAYAVAPDNPDPVANAMGIMLEHMHQMDTKVEEMCKVIQSLGGDVCTDNLHNISAQDFADTGIEFAGESKAKAGQEAFDPTI is encoded by the coding sequence GTGTTCTCTAGAATTAAAGACGACATTCAAGGGGTATTTCATCGCGACCCAGCGGCGCGAAATACCTTTGAAGTGTTAACCAATTACCCAGGTTTGCATGCCGTGTGGCTGCATCGTGTCAGCCACAAATTATGGAAAGCCGACTGGAAATGGTTGGCACGCAGCCTATCCACATTCAATCGGTGGCTAACGGGAATAGAAATTCACCCCGGGGCGACCTTAGGCCGCCGTGTATTTATCGACCATGGCATGGGCGTTGTGATTGGTGAAACAGCAGAAGTGGGCGACGACGTTACTTTGTATCACGGGGTAACATTAGGCGGTACTAGTTGGACGCCGGGGAAACGTCACCCTACGTTAGAAAAGGGCGCGGTAGTAGGTGCAGGTGCTAAAGTGCTCGGTCCTATTACCATTGGTGAAAATGCCAAAGTCGGGTCTAATTCGGTAGTAGTAAAAGATATACCTGCAGGCGCCACAGCAGTGGGGATTCCTGGGCGAATTATTATCTCTAAGCAACAAAGTGATGCTGCCCAGATTAACCCCAATCGCCATAAAATTGCGGAAAAATACGGGTTCGATGCTTACGCAGTTGCGCCCGATAATCCAGATCCTGTCGCCAATGCTATGGGGATTATGTTAGAGCACATGCATCAGATGGACACCAAGGTAGAAGAGATGTGCAAAGTGATTCAATCTCTCGGTGGTGACGTTTGTACTGATAACTTACATAATATATCTGCGCAAGATTTCGCCGATACAGGTATTGAGTTTGCAGGCGAGAGTAAAGCTAAAGCTGGCCAAGAGGCATTTGACCCAACAATCTAA